One Rhodoferax sp. GW822-FHT02A01 genomic window, AACCCGGTGTTCCGCGCTCTGTTCGGCAGTATCGAATACCAGGTGGAAGAAGACGTGCTGATGACCGACTTCTCCCGCATCCGCGCCGGCAGCCTGCTCAAGGCGCATGGCGGCTTTCTCATGCTGCATCTGCGGGACTTGCTGGCCGACGAGCTGGTCTGGGAGAAGCTGCGTCGCTACCTGCGCAGCGGTCGGGTGCAGATCGAAGAGCCCGGCACTGGCGCCATGCCCATGGCGGCCATGTCGCTGGAACCTGAAGCGGTGGATGCTGACGTCAAGATCGTACTGATCGGGTCGGTAGAGCAGTACTACGCCGTGCAGGAAGCGGACCCGGAATTTGCCCGCCACTTTCGTGTCAAGGTGGACTTCGCTGAGAGCTTTCTGGCCAATGACGAAACATGGACGGGCACCGCCGTGTTTGTGGCCCACACTTGCCGCAAATGGGGACTGCCGCACTTCTCGCGCGAGGCCGTTGCGCGGCTGCTGGAGGAGACGCATCGCCAGGTGGATGACCAGACACGCCAAAGCGCCATATTTGACCGTACCGAGACCCTGGTGGTGGAGAGTGCCGCCAGGCGCCGTGCCCGCGCCCAGGGAGAGGGAAGCCTGCTGGTGGACCGTGTGGATGTGGAGCAGGCCCTGGTGGCCCGGCGTCTGCGCCACGACTACCCGGAGCAGCGCCTGCAGCAAGCGATTGCCGAAGGTGATCAACTGATTTCGGTGCAGGGCACGCGCGTGGGCCAGGTCAATGGCCTGACGCAAATCGATCTGGGCGACTGGCGCTTCGGGCTGCCGGTTCGCATATCCGCGCGCACGCACGCGGGCCATGGCGGTGTGCTCAACATCGAGCGCGAGGTATCCATGTCAGGCCCCATTCACGACAAGGGTGTGCTCATTCTGCAAAGCTATCTGACGTCGTTGTTTGCGCACAGGGCGCCACTGGCACTGAGCGCGTCCATCGTGTTCGAGCAGGAATACCAGGGCGTGGAAGGCGACTCCGCTTCGTGTGCCGAGCTGTTTGCATTGCTGTCCTCTCTTTCGGGTGTGGCGCTGCAACAAGGCATTGCGGTGACCGGCGCGCTCAATCAGCACGGCGACGTGCTGCCGGTAGGCGGCATCAACGAGAAGATCGAAGGCTGGTTCCGCGTCTGCGCAAACCAGGGCCTGGATGGTCACCAGGGCGTGCTGATACCGGAACGCAACCTGCGCCACCTCATGCTCGACGACCAGGTGTTGGACGCGGTGGAGCGGGGGCAATTTCACATCCATACCGCCAGCCATGTCTTGGACGGTTTGGCGTTGTTGAGTGGACAGCCCTCCGTGCTGTCAGAAGGCCCCACGGATGGCTTTGCCGAAGGGGGGCTGCTGGAGCGCGCCGAAGCCAACCTGCAGGCCTTCCGTCGTGCCTGCCGCCTGTCGCCGCGCGGCAGATAGGGCGCGCTCGACTTCCTTCTGGGACTCCGTTTCGTGCATATTTGATCCATCTCAATCAAACACCAATCCCGACTTGAGAATTGAATCCTGCGACCTAAATTTGTCAGTGGGGGCCGTGGCCATTGTGGCTACGGCGTCGTAGCAACAAGTTTTTTCAAAGGAGCACAACCATGAGCGCACTCATCAACCGGGGCAATCTGTTCGACGATTTCTTCCGCGATATTGGACCCAGTTACTACGTCAGGCCATTGCATGGAGATCCTTTGCCCTCTCCTGCACAGATCAAGGTGGATATCAAGGAGACTCCGGAGGCATACACCGTTCACGCGGAAGTGCCTGGCGTTGCCAAGGAAGATATCCATGTGGTTCTGGATGGCAACACGGTGACCCTGAGTGCCGAAGTCAAGCAGCAGGACAGCACCACCAAGGACGAAAAAGTGCTGCGTAGCGAGCGGTATTTCGGTGCCGTTTCGCGCAGCTTCCAGTTGCCCGTGGACATTGACCGGGATGCCTCCAAGGCCAAGTTCGAGAACGGCGTTCTGACGCTGACACTGGCCAAGAAGAGGGCTGGCGGCGGCACGCACCGCCTGAGCATCGACTAGTGGCCACGCGTCCCGTCTCATGAATGAAAAAATCCGCCGTCTGCTTGATCAGATGAGCGCGCTGGAGGAAGACCTGCGCCGGGAGGTGCAGGCGCAGGAAGCCAACGCGCTGTACCAGATCAAGGGTCGGCGGATTGAGTTTGAGGAGTCCGTGCGCCAGGCACATCTCAAGCTCAAGACCGGCTTCTTTCATTGGCTGGTGACCTATAGGCCGCAGAACCTGATCACCGGACCCATCATCTACAGCATGATCTTTCCGATGCTGCTGCTGGATGTGTGTGTGAGCTTCTACCAGGCGACCTGTTTTCCCATCTATGGCATCGTCAAGGTACGTCGCAGAGACTACATGGTTTTTGACCGGCAGCAGCTCGGCTATCTGAACTTCATTGAGAGGTTCCATTGCACCTATTGCGCCTATGGCAACGGCCTGATGGCTTATGTAACAGAGATAGTCGGCAGGACCGAAGAGTATTTCTGCCCCATCAAGCATGCGCGCAAGATGCTGGGTGCCCACTCACGCTACGCACGCTTTCTGCGCTATGGCGAAGCGGATGACTATGAGGCCAGACTGGAGCAGTTCCGCGTCGGCCTGGGTGATATCAAGCAAGTGGAGTCCGCAGCTGCGCAAGCGTCTGACACAGGTCACTCACCCGGTTCCTGAGAGCCCTGGCTGACCGCATCGCCATCGTGGGGCTTCAAGGCCCAGAAGGAAAGGGATGAGACGATGGTGACGGCGCCCAGGGTCAGGAATGCGTGGTGCAGTGCGCTGGTCACGGCCAGCCTGTCGGTCTGGGGGATGTCTCCCAGATACCAGCCCGTCACCAGTGAACCGCAGGCCAGTCCGAAGCTCATGGACAGCTGCTGCATGGAGCTGCCCATGGTGCTGGCCATGCTGGAGTCCTTGGCTTCGATATCCGCATAGGCCATGGAGTTCATGCTGGTGAACTGCAGCGAATTGAAGAAGCCTTGCGTAAGGCTCAGGCACACGATGTGCCACAGAGGTGTGGAGGACCCTACCAGGGAAAACAGCGAGACCGTCAGGCCGATCAGCACGGTGTTGACGACCAGGACCTTGCGATAGCCAAAGCGGCCCAGCACGCGGGACGCAACCAGCTTCATGCCCATGGCCGCTGCCGCTGCGGGCATCATCAGCAGACCCGATTCCCACGAGGTAAGTCCAATGCCCACCTGGTAGAGCAGGGGCAGCAGGAAAGGCATGCCGCCCAGGCCCAGGCGCGTGACAAAACCACCCAGTACGGAAATGCGGAAGGTACGCACCTTGAACAGCGTCAGGCGCAACAGTGGAAAGGCGGTCTGGCTGGCGTGAACACCATAGGCCAGCAGCAGACTGACAGCAATCACCAGCAGCACCGTGGCCGAAGTACTGTCGATGCGATGCTCACCAAACACCTCCAGCAACCACGACAGCAAGGCTGTGCCCGAGCTGAACAGCACCAGCCCGACCAGGTCCAGTGGACGCTGCGTGTCGCTGCGGTAATCGGGCATGTAGCGATATATCAGCCACTGCGCCGCCAAGCCGACCGGCACGTTGACGAAGAAGATGTCGCGCCAGGACAGCCAGTGCACGATCACGCCGCCTACGGTCGGGCCCAGCAAGGGGCCGATGAGCGCGGGAATGACGACAAAATTCATGGCCACCAGCAGTTCGGACTTGGCAAAGGTCCGGATGATGGTCAGCCGCCCCACGGGCACCATCATGGATGCGCCAATGCCTTGCAGGATGCGTGCACCCACCAGCATGGGTACGTTGACCGACAGGCCGCAGAGCACCGACGAAAGGGTGAACAGCGCCACGGCCCAGGCAAATACGCGGCGGGTGCCGAACCGGTCTGCCATCCATCCGCTGATGGGAATGCCTACGGCCAGACTCAGGATGTAACTGGCCACCACGCCCTTGAGGCTCAATGGAGTCACGTTCAGGCTTGCGGCCATGGAGGGGACCGCCGTGTTGACGATGGTGGAGTCCAGCTGCTCCATGAATAACGCTGTTGCCACCACCCAGGGTAAGTAGCGTTTGACGGTGGTTTGCTCCATGCTGGAATTGTGTACGAATTTAGAGAAAAATGACGTACGTCATGGAATGTGCGGTTTGAAGGTCCCAGAGGATCATCGCGCTGCATATTGGAGGCATGATGTTTTTGTAAGTTGGGACCTCACCTTATCCATACGAATATGAATGATCACGCCGAACTCCTGCACATCATCACCCCGGCCAATCCCGCAGAGTTGTGGCATACGCTCTCCAACTCCTCGGCAGATGCCCAGCGCTTTGGCCATATCGGCGAAGCCTTGCTGGACGCCAAGCTGATAGACCAGGAGCAATTGGGCAAGACGCTCAGGCAACAGGAGCTGGACCGTTCGCGCGGCATACACAAACCGTTGGGCACCATGCTGGTGGAGGCAGGTTCGGTTTCCAACCAGCAGATCGACCATGCAATCGCATGCTGGCTGGGCACCGGCGTGGTGGATGCCACGCAATTTGATTTCGACCCGCAGGCGATTGCGCTGATCAAATCCAATGTGGCTGAACGTGAATCGGTGGTACCCCTGATGCTGCACGAAGATGTGCTGGTGCTGCTCATGGCCGACCCGCAGGACCGGCGCCTATTGCAGGAACTGCGTTTCATGACGCAAAAGCGCATTTTGAGTCTGTTGCCCGCACCTGGAACGCTGATGCCCGCCATCGCCCGTGCCTATGCCCGCCCAGCCGTTCCTGCTGAGTCTGCAACCTCTGTCAACCGCATGTCTTCCAAGGACCTCGCAAGTGACCTCGCGCTGGATAGCGACCGGGCGACCGAGCAGGCCAACGACGTGGTCAGCGAATCGGACAACACCCTGGTGCGCCTGATCAACTCGTTGATCGAAGAGGCGATTGCGCTCAAGGCATCCGACATCCACATCGAAACCCGCCCGGCACCCGCCAATGTGCGTATCCGCTTGCGCCTGGACGGTGAGCTCAAGCTCCATCTAGAAGTCGAGTCGCGCTACCGCTATGCACTGGTTGCGCGCATCAAGATCATGGCCAACATGGACATCTCCGAGCACCGCAAGCCGCAGGACGGAAAGATCGACTTCTCGCGCTTTGGCGGGACCAAGACGGAATTGCGCGTGGTGACGGTCCCCACGTCCAGCGGACTGGAGGATGTGGTGCTGCGTCTGCTGGCGGGCTCCAAGGCGCTCCCCATCTCGGGGATCGGACTGGGCGAGGCAGACTTGAACAACCTGCGCGAAGTCGTGCGCAAGCCCTATGGCCTGATTCTGGTGTGTGGCCCCACGGGCAGCGGCAAGACCACCACGCTGCATTCGCTCATTGCCGACATCAACACCGAAAGCCGCAAGATATGGACTGCAGAGGACCCCATTGAAATCACGCAGGAAGGTCTGCGTCAGGTGCAGATGAATGCGCGCATCGGCTGGACCTTTGCTGCGGCCATGCGCACGTTCCTGCGCGCCGACCCCGATGTGATCATGATTGGCGAGGTCCGCGATGAAGAGACAGCACGCATCGCGATCGAAGCCTCGCTCACCGGCCACCTCGTGCTGTCGACCTTGCATACCAACTCAGCCTCGGAGAGCATTGCGCGTCTGCTGGAGATCGGGCTGGACCCTTTCAACTTTTCGGACTCGCTGCTGGCGATCCTGGCGCAGCGCCTGGTGCGCAGGCTATGCCGTAAATGCGTGCAGTCACGCCCGGCAACCGATCAGGAGATCCACGATCTGGCGTTTCAATACGTGGAGAGCGTACAGCGCGCTGACGAGAAGAATGTGCAGATGCAGGTGGAGATCTGGAAGGCCGCCTTTGGCAAGCCCGATGGCAAGGGAGGTCGCGTCCTCTACAGCTACCAGAAGTGCGGCTGCGAAGCCTGTGAGGGCCGCGGCTACAAGGGGCGATTGGGCATCTATGAGCTGCTGCTCAACAGCGAGGAGATTCGCCACCATATCCGGCAGCGCGACTCGGCTGGTGATATCCGCTTCACCGCCTTGCGCGGGGGCATGCGCACGCTGCGCCAGGACGGACTGGAAAAAGTGCTGCTGGGTTTAACCGATGTGTCCGAGGTCATGGCCGCCAGCAATCTCTGAGCGCTGCTCTGGAGATTGCCGGCTGCAAAGGCCCTAGACCAGACCGGTAGACGTGGCCAGCAGGAAGCCCACCAGACAGGAGGTGCTCACACCAATCAGGCCGGGTGCAATGAAGCTGTGGTTGATCACGTACTTGCCGATGTGGGTGGTGCCTGAGCGGTCAAACTGGATCGCGGCCAGGTCACTCGGATAGGTAGGAAGGATGTAGTAACCGTAAGACGCTGCGGCAAAGGCCACGATGTAGCCCGGAGGCACTCCGATGGCCAGACCCACAGGCACCATGGCGCTGATGGCTGCGGCTTGCGAGTTCACCAGCTTGGACACCAGCAGCAGGGCAATGGCGTAAGTCCATGGTTGCGTTTTCACCATGTCGGTCAATGCGAGCTTGAGCTGCGGCAGATTGGCTTCAAACACGGTATCTGCCATCCAGGCAATACCAAACACGGCTACCACCGCGACCATGCCGGCGCGAAACACTTCCATCTTGCCAATGGTGCTGGGGTCGGTCTTGGTGAACACGATCATCAAGGCACCGGCCAGCAACATGAACATCTGGATGGTCAGCACCATGTTCAGCGGCTTGCCGCCCACGACGGGGCGCAGCTCCTGGAATGCGCCCAGGAATGCCACCACCACAATCGAACCGATGAAGATCCACATGGCCACCCATTGGTCGCGCGACAGGGTCTTGCCGATCAGCGAAGCCGTGTGGCCGTAGACGAGCTCGCGCTTTTCCGGGTCGGCAATGCGTTGTTGGAACTCAGGGTCGTCCTTGAGCTCTTTGCCGCGGAACCAGCTGAAGATGCCAATCATCAGCACACCTGCCAGTGTGGATGGGATGGTGATGGCCAGCACCTGGATGAAGTCGATCACATGGCCGTTGACTGGCACCTTGGCCAGAAAGGCCACCAGCGACACCACGGCAACGGATACCGGGCTGGCCAGGATGCCCATCTGGCTCGCAATGGATGAGGCGGCCATGGGCCGCTCCGGACGGATGTCGTTCTTGATGGCGATGTCATAGATGATGGGCAGCATGGTGTAGACCACATGCCCGGTGCCGCACAGCATGGTCAGAGCACAGGTGGTGAACGGTGCCAGGATGGACACGTATTTGGGGTTGCGCCGCAGCAGCTTTTCAGCGCCCAGCAGCATCACTTCCAACCCACCGGACGCCTGCAAGGTGGCCGATGCAGCCACCACCGCGATGATGGTCAGCATCACATCCACTGGTGGTTTTCCAGGTGTGAGGTTGAAGGCAAAGGTGAGTAGAACAATGCCGATACCGCCGAGCAAACCCAGTGCGATACCGCCTTTTCTGGCGCCGTAGAAAAGGCAAACTAAGATGATGGCGACCTGAAGCAAAACACTCATGACAGACTCCCAATAAGCAAGTCTTCACTGTATGCCTCGCAGGTTTTTTTGCCTGTTTTGACCACATCAATCATTGATGTGGGTCAAACTAGCAATACGCTTTCAGCGGGATTGGCGGTGGTAGAACCAGCGCTTGCCCGCCTCCACCATCAACAGGTATGCCAGCAACAGCGCGGCCAGCAGGGCGAAGAATTCGCCCGGCAGCGGTGTGAAGCCCAGATACACCGCCAATGGCGAGAAGGGCAGCGCCATGGCGGTGAGTACCACGCCCAGGGACGAGAGCACCAGCCAGCGGTTGGGATGGCTGCGCAGCGGATTGCGCCGCGTGCGGATCACAAAGATCACCAACACCTGTGTGGCAATCGACTCCACAAACCAGCCGGTGCGAAACAGCGACTCATGGGCGTTGAACAGCTTGATCAGCAGGTAGAAGGTGAGGAAGTCGAACAGCGAACTCACTGGCCCTATGGTCAGCATGAAGTTGCGGATGAAGCGCATGTCCCAGCGCTTGGGCGCGGCCAGGTCTTCGGCGTCCACATCGTCCAGCGGCAGTGCAATCTCGGACACGTCGTAGAGCAGGTTGTTGAGCAGGATCTGCAGCGGCAGCATGGGCAGGAAGGGCAGGAACAGCGTGGCCGCCGCCATGCTGAACATGTTGCCGAAGTTGGAGCTGGTGGCCATCATGATGTACTTCATCACATTGCCGAAGGTGCGCCGCCCTTCCAGAATGCCCTGGTGCAGCACCATCAGGTCCTTCTCCAGCAGGATCATGGCGGCAGCCTGCTTGGCTACATCCACTGCCTCGTCCACCGAGATGCCAACGTCGGCGGTATGCAGTGATGGTGCATCGTTGATGCCGTCGCCCAGATAGCCCACCACATGGCCGCGCGCCTTGAGCGCCAGGATGACACGGTTCTTCTGCGATGGGTTGACGCGGCAGAACAGGTTGACGTCATCCACACGCGCACGCAGTGCGTCGTCGTTCATGACGGCGATCTCGGTGCCGGTCAGCACACCTTGGATTTCCAGGTTCAGCTCGGTGCACACATGGCGGGTCACACGCTCGTTGTCTCCGGTGACGATCTTCACCGCTACACCGCTTTCGGTCATGGCCTTGAGTGCCAGACCGGCGCTTACCTTGGGTGGGTCGAGAAACGCGGTGAAGCCGGCAAATACCAGTTCACTTTCGTCCGACACCACCGCATGCGCCATCTCCAGCGGCACGTCCCGCCAGGCAATGCCCAGCACCCGGAAGCCTTCTTCGCCCAGGCTGTCGAACAGCTTGTGGATGCGGTCGTGGACGGCATCGTCCAGGGGAACCGGTTGGCCGTTGTCGTCCAGCACGTGGGTACACAAGGTGATGACGTCTTCCGGTGCGCCCTTGACCACCAGGCGACGGGCCAGGGGATGGTTGGCGTCCGAGGTGCTTTGCAGCAACACGGATACGCGGCGGCGCTCGAAGTCAAAGGGCACCTCGTCGATCTTGGTCCAACGGCTGACGTCGATATCACCGTGCGCCAGGATGGCATCGTCCAGCGGACTCTTGAGTCCGCTCTCGAAGAAGCTGTTCTGGTAGGCCAGCTCCAGCACCTGGTCGCTGCTCTTGCCTTGTGTATCCAGATAACGCTCCAGCCGGATGCGTGCTTCGGTCAGGGTGCCGGTCTTGTCGGTGCACAGCACGTCCATGGCGCCCATGTCCTGTATGGCAGACGGGCGCTTGACGATGACCTTGAGCGCAGCCATGCGCAAGGCCCCTTTGGTCAGGGTGACCGACACCACCATGGGCAGCAGCTCGGGTGTGAGGCCCACGGCCAGTGCCACCGCAAACAGAAAGGACTCCAGCAGCGGTCGATGCAAGGCCACGTTCACCAGCAGCGTCACCAGCACCATGAGCAGGGTGAAGCGCATGATCATGGTGCCGAACTGCCGCGTACCCAGCTCAAACGCCGTGGGTGGTGCGGTCTTGTTCAGGTCCACCGCAATCTGTCCCAGCGCCGTGGTGCTGCCGGTGCGCCCTATGAGCGCCTGTGCTGAACCGCTGACCACGGTACTGCCCAGGTAGATGCGATCCGCTGCGTCCAGCTCCCAGGTGTCCCCAGGTGTGGTGGGCGCGCTGGCTTGCGGGGCCGTCTTTTCCACCGGATAGGGTTCACCGGTCAGTTGCGCCTGGTTCACGAAAAAGTCGTTGGCCTGCAGCAGGCGCGCATCCGCCGGTATCAGATCGCCCGCGGACAGGTGCACCACGTCGCCTGGTACCAGATCACCCACCGGGATCTGCTGCGTCTTGCCATCGCGCAGAGCCATGGCCGTCACAGCGACCTTCATGGCCAGGCTGGCTGCGGCCTTGCCGGCGCGGTGTGCCTGCACGAAATCCAGCGTGACACTCATCACCACGATGAGGCCGATGATCAATGCGCCGCTGACGTCGCCCGTCACGCCGGTCAGCACGCTGGCGGCCAGCAGGATCAACACCAGCGGATTGCGGAAGTTCAGCAGAAACTGCCAGATCAGTGCCAGCTGCTTGGCGTCTTGCAGCCGGTTAGCC contains:
- a CDS encoding ATP-binding protein codes for the protein MAIRNLLRSELRLRIPAAALHFADTSELVLQPLPWIGQDRAERAARFGLGLEHPGYNLFVLGEVGSGRSSLLLQSMQAVAETRSVPPDLCYLHNFDMPEHPRALRMPPGQGRQLRQLMQALARTLQTEIPLRLSSEDFKAEQERIRNAYKVEESKAYAELDAFAEARHFTLFRESGHLVFTLIGDKGRALTEAEARALPKEQRSEIDQAEQQLREEITRFMEKMRPLERVMNEALASLCRQSVKPLLDHELQEIRISLKKQIKDSVKLGAYLDQVLHDVLENVQLFTPLDDEEAELARREALVQQMARYAINVVVDNAGRTGAPVISEQNPVFRALFGSIEYQVEEDVLMTDFSRIRAGSLLKAHGGFLMLHLRDLLADELVWEKLRRYLRSGRVQIEEPGTGAMPMAAMSLEPEAVDADVKIVLIGSVEQYYAVQEADPEFARHFRVKVDFAESFLANDETWTGTAVFVAHTCRKWGLPHFSREAVARLLEETHRQVDDQTRQSAIFDRTETLVVESAARRRARAQGEGSLLVDRVDVEQALVARRLRHDYPEQRLQQAIAEGDQLISVQGTRVGQVNGLTQIDLGDWRFGLPVRISARTHAGHGGVLNIEREVSMSGPIHDKGVLILQSYLTSLFAHRAPLALSASIVFEQEYQGVEGDSASCAELFALLSSLSGVALQQGIAVTGALNQHGDVLPVGGINEKIEGWFRVCANQGLDGHQGVLIPERNLRHLMLDDQVLDAVERGQFHIHTASHVLDGLALLSGQPSVLSEGPTDGFAEGGLLERAEANLQAFRRACRLSPRGR
- a CDS encoding Hsp20/alpha crystallin family protein; its protein translation is MSALINRGNLFDDFFRDIGPSYYVRPLHGDPLPSPAQIKVDIKETPEAYTVHAEVPGVAKEDIHVVLDGNTVTLSAEVKQQDSTTKDEKVLRSERYFGAVSRSFQLPVDIDRDASKAKFENGVLTLTLAKKRAGGGTHRLSID
- a CDS encoding DHA2 family efflux MFS transporter permease subunit, with the translated sequence MEQTTVKRYLPWVVATALFMEQLDSTIVNTAVPSMAASLNVTPLSLKGVVASYILSLAVGIPISGWMADRFGTRRVFAWAVALFTLSSVLCGLSVNVPMLVGARILQGIGASMMVPVGRLTIIRTFAKSELLVAMNFVVIPALIGPLLGPTVGGVIVHWLSWRDIFFVNVPVGLAAQWLIYRYMPDYRSDTQRPLDLVGLVLFSSGTALLSWLLEVFGEHRIDSTSATVLLVIAVSLLLAYGVHASQTAFPLLRLTLFKVRTFRISVLGGFVTRLGLGGMPFLLPLLYQVGIGLTSWESGLLMMPAAAAAMGMKLVASRVLGRFGYRKVLVVNTVLIGLTVSLFSLVGSSTPLWHIVCLSLTQGFFNSLQFTSMNSMAYADIEAKDSSMASTMGSSMQQLSMSFGLACGSLVTGWYLGDIPQTDRLAVTSALHHAFLTLGAVTIVSSLSFWALKPHDGDAVSQGSQEPGE
- a CDS encoding ATPase, T2SS/T4P/T4SS family; this encodes MNDHAELLHIITPANPAELWHTLSNSSADAQRFGHIGEALLDAKLIDQEQLGKTLRQQELDRSRGIHKPLGTMLVEAGSVSNQQIDHAIACWLGTGVVDATQFDFDPQAIALIKSNVAERESVVPLMLHEDVLVLLMADPQDRRLLQELRFMTQKRILSLLPAPGTLMPAIARAYARPAVPAESATSVNRMSSKDLASDLALDSDRATEQANDVVSESDNTLVRLINSLIEEAIALKASDIHIETRPAPANVRIRLRLDGELKLHLEVESRYRYALVARIKIMANMDISEHRKPQDGKIDFSRFGGTKTELRVVTVPTSSGLEDVVLRLLAGSKALPISGIGLGEADLNNLREVVRKPYGLILVCGPTGSGKTTTLHSLIADINTESRKIWTAEDPIEITQEGLRQVQMNARIGWTFAAAMRTFLRADPDVIMIGEVRDEETARIAIEASLTGHLVLSTLHTNSASESIARLLEIGLDPFNFSDSLLAILAQRLVRRLCRKCVQSRPATDQEIHDLAFQYVESVQRADEKNVQMQVEIWKAAFGKPDGKGGRVLYSYQKCGCEACEGRGYKGRLGIYELLLNSEEIRHHIRQRDSAGDIRFTALRGGMRTLRQDGLEKVLLGLTDVSEVMAASNL
- a CDS encoding anaerobic C4-dicarboxylate transporter; the protein is MSVLLQVAIILVCLFYGARKGGIALGLLGGIGIVLLTFAFNLTPGKPPVDVMLTIIAVVAASATLQASGGLEVMLLGAEKLLRRNPKYVSILAPFTTCALTMLCGTGHVVYTMLPIIYDIAIKNDIRPERPMAASSIASQMGILASPVSVAVVSLVAFLAKVPVNGHVIDFIQVLAITIPSTLAGVLMIGIFSWFRGKELKDDPEFQQRIADPEKRELVYGHTASLIGKTLSRDQWVAMWIFIGSIVVVAFLGAFQELRPVVGGKPLNMVLTIQMFMLLAGALMIVFTKTDPSTIGKMEVFRAGMVAVVAVFGIAWMADTVFEANLPQLKLALTDMVKTQPWTYAIALLLVSKLVNSQAAAISAMVPVGLAIGVPPGYIVAFAAASYGYYILPTYPSDLAAIQFDRSGTTHIGKYVINHSFIAPGLIGVSTSCLVGFLLATSTGLV
- the mgtA gene encoding magnesium-translocating P-type ATPase, translating into MAPLNAPQSAEVGLTTSEAQQRLQQYGANRLQDAKQLALIWQFLLNFRNPLVLILLAASVLTGVTGDVSGALIIGLIVVMSVTLDFVQAHRAGKAAASLAMKVAVTAMALRDGKTQQIPVGDLVPGDVVHLSAGDLIPADARLLQANDFFVNQAQLTGEPYPVEKTAPQASAPTTPGDTWELDAADRIYLGSTVVSGSAQALIGRTGSTTALGQIAVDLNKTAPPTAFELGTRQFGTMIMRFTLLMVLVTLLVNVALHRPLLESFLFAVALAVGLTPELLPMVVSVTLTKGALRMAALKVIVKRPSAIQDMGAMDVLCTDKTGTLTEARIRLERYLDTQGKSSDQVLELAYQNSFFESGLKSPLDDAILAHGDIDVSRWTKIDEVPFDFERRRVSVLLQSTSDANHPLARRLVVKGAPEDVITLCTHVLDDNGQPVPLDDAVHDRIHKLFDSLGEEGFRVLGIAWRDVPLEMAHAVVSDESELVFAGFTAFLDPPKVSAGLALKAMTESGVAVKIVTGDNERVTRHVCTELNLEIQGVLTGTEIAVMNDDALRARVDDVNLFCRVNPSQKNRVILALKARGHVVGYLGDGINDAPSLHTADVGISVDEAVDVAKQAAAMILLEKDLMVLHQGILEGRRTFGNVMKYIMMATSSNFGNMFSMAAATLFLPFLPMLPLQILLNNLLYDVSEIALPLDDVDAEDLAAPKRWDMRFIRNFMLTIGPVSSLFDFLTFYLLIKLFNAHESLFRTGWFVESIATQVLVIFVIRTRRNPLRSHPNRWLVLSSLGVVLTAMALPFSPLAVYLGFTPLPGEFFALLAALLLAYLLMVEAGKRWFYHRQSR